A genomic window from Micromonospora ferruginea includes:
- a CDS encoding carbohydrate ABC transporter permease, which yields MRHGRLPLILSFLLPPLAVYGIFVLSPYLQAFQISTTDWLGYSAQADQVGLANFRTLLHDGYVWNALKNNAILLAVVPVVTIALGLFFASMLTMGGRKGRAGVTGVRGTSVYRLVYFFPQVLSVVIIALLWKEIYSPTSGLLNGALRAVGLAEPPAWLGDPRFAFWCVLAVMVWSNVGFYVVLFGAAMQAIPRDIYEAVLLDGASRATMLRKITIPLLWDTIQVAWIYLAIAALDGFILVQLMTNGGPNFSSDVIGLRMYDTSFGSENKFGYASAIGVAMFFLTLSVAVLALRTARRDRIEYS from the coding sequence ATGCGACACGGTCGACTCCCGCTGATCCTCAGCTTCCTGCTGCCACCGCTGGCGGTCTACGGCATCTTCGTGCTCTCGCCGTACCTCCAGGCGTTCCAGATCTCGACCACCGACTGGCTGGGCTACTCCGCGCAGGCCGACCAGGTCGGCCTGGCGAACTTCCGCACCCTGCTGCACGACGGGTACGTCTGGAACGCGCTGAAGAACAACGCGATCCTGCTCGCGGTGGTGCCGGTGGTGACCATCGCGCTGGGTCTCTTCTTCGCCAGCATGCTCACCATGGGGGGCCGCAAGGGCCGCGCCGGGGTGACCGGGGTACGTGGAACCTCGGTCTACCGGCTGGTCTACTTCTTCCCGCAGGTGCTCTCCGTGGTGATCATCGCGTTGCTGTGGAAGGAGATCTACAGTCCGACCAGCGGCCTGCTCAACGGCGCGCTACGCGCGGTCGGGCTGGCCGAGCCGCCGGCCTGGCTGGGCGATCCGCGGTTCGCGTTCTGGTGCGTGCTGGCCGTGATGGTGTGGAGCAACGTCGGGTTCTACGTGGTGCTGTTCGGCGCCGCCATGCAGGCCATCCCGCGTGACATCTACGAGGCGGTGCTGCTCGACGGCGCGTCCCGGGCCACCATGCTGCGCAAGATCACCATCCCGCTGCTCTGGGACACCATCCAGGTCGCCTGGATCTACCTGGCCATCGCCGCGCTGGACGGCTTCATCCTGGTCCAGCTCATGACCAACGGCGGCCCGAACTTCTCCTCCGACGTGATCGGCCTGCGGATGTACGACACCTCGTTCGGCAGCGAGAACAAGTTCGGGTACGCGTCGGCGATCGGCGTGGCCATGTTCTTCCTGACCCTCTCGGTGGCGGTGCTGGCGCTGCGGACCGCCCGGCGTGATCGGATCGAGTACTCGTGA
- the ngcE gene encoding N-acetylglucosamine/diacetylchitobiose ABC transporter substrate-binding protein — translation MNRREILRRSAAAGLLATPAAGLLTGCATSGGDDKGDAGAYKGTKSEQNPLGVKEDAPLEVVIFNGGFGEDYAKAHEAMYKERYPKAEIKHSATQEISKTLQPRFVDGSPPDVVNNSGAGQIDFNGLVSQNALADLSDLLAAPSLDAPGKTVKDTLLPGTVEVGSYDGKFLVLNYTYTVYGIWHSTKLFADRGWTYAKTWDEHIALCRQIKAAGIAPWTYAGLHPRYMSWPLISTAIKLGGPSVALAIDNLEPNAWKSDAMKTAADAWYQIVKDKFILAGSPGLDHKQSQTAWCQGKAAFISCGSWLESEQKDVTPAGFNMTVAPTPSLGSGDKLPFEAIRGTAGEPFMVPAKAKNTAGGLEYFRTMLSRKGAQDFTKKVASLPVVAGATDGVELPFGLATVVKALDASGSNGFNWVYNNYYRKLERNLVDAACGEFFSGRISPAEFLDQCQKGADSIAQDTSVKKYKRAA, via the coding sequence ATGAACAGGCGTGAGATCCTTCGACGCAGCGCCGCCGCCGGCCTGCTGGCCACCCCCGCCGCCGGGCTGCTCACCGGATGTGCCACCTCCGGCGGCGACGACAAGGGCGACGCCGGGGCGTACAAGGGCACCAAGAGCGAGCAGAACCCGCTCGGCGTGAAGGAGGACGCCCCGCTCGAGGTGGTCATCTTCAACGGCGGCTTCGGCGAGGACTACGCCAAGGCCCACGAGGCCATGTACAAGGAGAGGTACCCGAAGGCGGAGATCAAGCACTCGGCCACCCAGGAGATCAGCAAGACACTCCAGCCGCGCTTCGTCGACGGCAGCCCGCCGGACGTGGTCAACAACTCCGGCGCCGGCCAGATCGACTTCAACGGCCTGGTCTCGCAGAACGCGCTGGCCGACCTGAGCGACCTGCTCGCCGCGCCGAGCCTCGACGCACCCGGCAAGACGGTCAAGGACACGCTGCTGCCCGGCACCGTCGAGGTCGGCTCCTACGACGGCAAGTTCCTGGTGCTCAACTACACCTACACGGTGTACGGCATCTGGCACTCCACCAAGCTCTTCGCCGACCGCGGCTGGACCTACGCCAAGACCTGGGACGAGCACATCGCGCTCTGCCGGCAGATCAAGGCCGCCGGCATCGCCCCCTGGACGTACGCCGGCCTGCACCCCCGCTACATGAGCTGGCCGCTGATCTCCACCGCGATCAAGCTGGGCGGGCCCTCGGTCGCGCTGGCCATCGACAACCTGGAGCCCAACGCCTGGAAGTCGGACGCCATGAAGACCGCCGCCGACGCCTGGTACCAGATCGTCAAGGACAAGTTCATCCTCGCCGGCTCCCCGGGCCTGGACCACAAGCAGTCGCAGACCGCCTGGTGCCAGGGCAAGGCCGCGTTCATCTCCTGCGGCTCCTGGCTGGAGAGCGAGCAGAAGGACGTCACCCCGGCCGGGTTCAACATGACCGTCGCGCCCACCCCGAGCCTGGGCAGCGGCGACAAGCTGCCGTTCGAGGCGATCCGAGGCACCGCGGGCGAGCCGTTCATGGTGCCGGCGAAGGCGAAGAACACCGCCGGCGGGCTGGAATACTTCCGGACCATGCTGTCGCGCAAGGGCGCGCAGGACTTCACGAAGAAGGTCGCCAGCCTGCCCGTGGTCGCCGGCGCCACTGACGGCGTCGAGCTGCCGTTCGGGCTCGCCACCGTGGTCAAGGCGCTCGACGCGTCCGGGTCCAACGGCTTCAACTGGGTCTACAACAACTACTACCGCAAGCTGGAGCGCAACCTGGTCGACGCGGCCTGCGGCGAGTTCTTCAGCGGCCGGATCTCCCCGGCCGAGTTCCTCGACCAGTGCCAGAAGGGCGCCGACTCGATCGCGCAGGACACCTCGGTCAAGAAGTACAAGCGGGCCGCGTGA
- a CDS encoding carbohydrate ABC transporter permease, with amino-acid sequence MTTVDTGAPTAAVPRDTAPADRPPRRETGVANAFSHGFLLLWAAMTILPLAWMLLSSLKSNGEIIADPWGLPEALRFDNWARAWTTAHIGRFFFNSLVVVTGSLTLTMLLGATAAYVFARYEFRGRQVVYYLFVGGMMFPVFLALVPLFFVVRSVGLLGTWPGLILVYTAYSLPFTVFFLTAFFRTLPTSVAEAAMIDGCGHFRLFFRVMLPMARPGLISVGIFNFLSHWNQFLLPQVLIPGDGPNRMLAQGLSSLAVSQGYAGDYAQLFAGLTIAVLPVLVVYVAFQRQIQAGLTAGQLK; translated from the coding sequence GTGACCACAGTCGACACCGGCGCGCCCACCGCCGCCGTACCGCGCGACACCGCCCCGGCGGACCGCCCGCCGCGCCGCGAGACGGGGGTGGCGAACGCCTTCTCACACGGGTTCCTGCTGCTCTGGGCGGCGATGACCATCCTGCCGCTGGCCTGGATGCTGCTCAGCTCGCTGAAGAGCAACGGCGAGATCATCGCCGACCCGTGGGGCCTGCCCGAGGCGTTGCGGTTCGACAACTGGGCGCGGGCCTGGACCACCGCCCACATCGGCCGGTTCTTCTTCAACAGCCTGGTGGTGGTGACCGGCTCGCTGACTCTGACCATGCTGCTCGGCGCCACCGCCGCGTACGTCTTCGCCCGCTACGAGTTCCGCGGTCGTCAGGTGGTCTACTACCTGTTCGTCGGCGGCATGATGTTCCCGGTGTTCCTGGCGCTGGTGCCGCTCTTCTTCGTGGTGCGCAGCGTGGGCCTGCTCGGCACCTGGCCGGGGCTGATCCTGGTGTACACGGCGTACTCGCTGCCGTTCACGGTGTTCTTCCTGACCGCGTTCTTCCGTACGCTGCCGACCTCGGTGGCGGAGGCCGCGATGATCGACGGTTGCGGCCACTTCCGGCTCTTCTTCCGGGTGATGCTGCCGATGGCGCGACCGGGACTGATCAGTGTGGGGATCTTCAACTTCCTCAGCCACTGGAACCAGTTCCTGCTGCCCCAGGTGCTCATCCCCGGCGACGGGCCGAACCGGATGCTCGCCCAGGGCCTCAGCTCACTCGCGGTCAGCCAGGGCTACGCCGGCGACTACGCCCAGCTCTTCGCCGGGTTGACCATCGCGGTGCTGCCGGTGCTGGTGGTCTACGTGGCCTTCCAGCGCCAGATCCAGGCTGGCCTGACCGCCGGGCAGCTCAAGTGA
- a CDS encoding aspartate aminotransferase family protein: protein MTTDDLLARHRAVLPSWMPLYYAEPLELVAGSGRRVTDAAGRSYLDFFGGVLTNMIGYDIPEIREAVQRQLSTGLVHSSTLYLIRQQVELAEKVARVSGIPDARVFFTNSGTEANEAALLVATNHRRSHQILAVRNSYHGRSYAAMGVTGNRSWSASALNPLQVAWLHSGERLRGLLARLDADDRVDAAVEDLREVLATQTAGDVACLIAEPIQGVGGFTHGPDGLLAAWKKVLDEHGILLISDEVQTGWGRTGEHFWGYQAHGVTPDLLTFAKGIGNGFALAGVVGRAEVLEAVPAISFSTFGGNPVSTAAGNAVLDYLLDNDLQANAARVGAILGDGLRAATAGLDQVAEVRGKGLMLAVEFVRPGTVEPDPELTTRVFEACRAGGLLVGKGGLYGNVVRMGPPLTLTEDEAREGLAILVDAIGTSIGAAA from the coding sequence ATGACCACCGACGACCTGCTGGCCCGGCACCGGGCCGTGCTCCCGTCCTGGATGCCGCTCTACTACGCCGAACCGCTCGAACTGGTCGCCGGCTCCGGCCGCCGGGTCACCGACGCGGCCGGCCGCAGCTACCTGGACTTCTTCGGCGGCGTGCTGACCAACATGATCGGCTACGACATCCCGGAGATCCGCGAGGCGGTGCAGCGGCAACTGTCCACCGGCCTGGTGCACAGCTCCACGCTCTACCTGATCCGCCAGCAGGTCGAACTGGCCGAGAAGGTCGCCCGGGTCTCCGGCATCCCCGACGCGCGCGTCTTCTTCACCAACTCCGGCACCGAGGCGAACGAGGCCGCGTTGCTCGTCGCCACCAACCACCGGCGCTCGCACCAGATCCTCGCCGTGCGCAACAGCTACCACGGCCGGTCGTACGCGGCGATGGGCGTCACCGGCAACCGGAGCTGGTCGGCCAGCGCGCTCAACCCGCTCCAGGTGGCCTGGCTGCACTCCGGCGAGCGGCTGCGCGGGCTGCTGGCCCGGCTCGACGCCGACGACCGGGTCGACGCCGCGGTCGAGGACCTGCGCGAGGTGCTCGCCACCCAGACCGCCGGCGACGTGGCCTGCCTGATCGCCGAGCCGATCCAGGGCGTCGGCGGCTTCACCCACGGCCCGGACGGGCTCCTCGCCGCCTGGAAGAAGGTGCTCGACGAGCACGGCATCCTGCTGATCAGCGACGAGGTGCAGACCGGCTGGGGGCGCACCGGCGAGCACTTCTGGGGCTACCAGGCGCACGGCGTCACCCCGGACCTGCTCACCTTCGCCAAGGGCATCGGCAACGGCTTCGCCCTGGCCGGCGTGGTCGGCCGGGCCGAGGTGCTGGAGGCGGTGCCGGCGATCAGCTTCTCCACGTTCGGCGGCAACCCGGTCTCCACCGCCGCCGGCAACGCGGTCCTCGACTACCTGCTCGACAACGACCTGCAGGCCAACGCGGCCCGCGTCGGCGCCATCCTCGGCGACGGCCTGCGGGCCGCCACCGCCGGCCTGGACCAGGTCGCCGAGGTACGCGGCAAGGGCCTCATGCTGGCCGTCGAGTTCGTCCGCCCCGGCACCGTCGAGCCGGACCCGGAGCTGACCACCCGGGTCTTCGAGGCGTGCCGCGCCGGCGGCCTGCTGGTCGGCAAGGGCGGCCTGTACGGCAACGTGGTGCGGATGGGTCCACCGCTGACGCTCACCGAGGACGAGGCCCGCGAGGGCCTGGCCATCCTGGTCGACGCGATCGGCACCTCGATCGGAGCGGCGGCGTGA
- a CDS encoding N-acetylglucosamine kinase: MSDTVVVGLDVGGTSTRATALSLDGARLGTGRAGGGNPTSHGAEPAAAELLAALRAALADVDPTRVRAGVIGLAGAGRLLADPLGRAAFDRAWAEAGLRCPYTVHGDALVAYASGTAAPDGTVLIAGTGAIAAQVRDLRLDRTADGHGWLLGDAGSGFWLGREAVRRLLADLDRADAPGELGRQVLAELTGADEVAARPRATVDAVVQAVTRRTPVELARFAPLVVAAARTGEPTGTALIAEAAALLAESVSRIRPAGATDPVVLGGGLLTGDTPLAAAVRAELARRWPAAPRHSAGDGAAAAAWLAARDLPEVTDPTALHARLVPPPT, translated from the coding sequence ATGTCGGACACCGTCGTGGTCGGCCTCGACGTCGGGGGCACGTCCACCCGCGCCACCGCCCTGAGCCTCGACGGGGCCCGCCTGGGCACCGGCCGCGCCGGCGGCGGCAACCCGACCAGCCACGGCGCCGAGCCGGCCGCCGCCGAACTGCTCGCCGCCCTGCGCGCGGCGCTCGCCGACGTCGATCCCACCCGGGTACGCGCCGGCGTGATCGGCCTCGCCGGCGCCGGCCGCCTCCTGGCCGACCCGCTGGGGCGCGCCGCGTTCGACCGGGCCTGGGCCGAGGCGGGGCTGCGCTGCCCGTACACGGTGCACGGCGACGCCCTGGTCGCCTACGCCTCCGGCACCGCCGCCCCGGACGGCACCGTGCTCATCGCCGGCACCGGCGCGATCGCCGCCCAGGTGCGCGACCTGCGCCTGGACCGCACCGCCGACGGCCACGGCTGGCTGCTCGGCGACGCCGGCTCCGGGTTCTGGCTCGGCCGCGAGGCGGTCCGCCGACTGCTCGCCGACCTGGACCGCGCCGACGCGCCGGGCGAGTTGGGCCGCCAGGTGCTGGCGGAGCTGACCGGCGCCGACGAGGTCGCCGCCCGCCCCCGCGCGACTGTCGACGCCGTGGTGCAGGCGGTCACCCGGCGTACGCCGGTGGAGCTGGCCCGCTTCGCGCCGCTGGTCGTGGCGGCGGCCCGCACGGGCGAGCCGACCGGCACCGCCCTGATCGCCGAGGCCGCCGCGTTGCTGGCCGAGAGCGTGTCCCGGATCCGGCCCGCCGGCGCGACCGACCCCGTGGTGCTCGGCGGCGGCCTGCTCACCGGCGACACCCCGCTGGCCGCCGCGGTCCGCGCCGAACTGGCCCGCCGCTGGCCGGCCGCGCCCCGGCACAGTGCCGGGGACGGCGCCGCCGCCGCGGCCTGGCTCGCCGCCCGGGACCTGCCCGAGGTGACCGACCCGACGGCGCTGCACGCCCGGCTCGTCCCGCCGCCCACCTGA
- a CDS encoding acyltransferase family protein, with amino-acid sequence MRRLRQLAERTPPGRDRYVDLLRALAIAMVVLGHWGVTVIGHEHGRPSGHSALADLPWAWPLTWVAQVMPVFFLVGGYANAASLTARRARGGTATGWLVDRSARLVRPTTALLLVLAAGATVATLRGADPTQVRTVVWFATIPLWFLVAYFVVVALTPPMYALHRRFGLAVPVALAGLVALGDLGRLLGPAVLADGNYLFAWLAVHQLGFAWYDASRLDARSTGTAGPDPRHAAERTGLRRRRLPLSRRAGATLVAVGLAALVLLTVVGPYPVAMLHVAGEKLDNAAPPSVALLAAATTQLGLILLLRGPAGRLLRRSGAWQAVIAVNAVVLTVFLWHLTAAVLLVGLLDALGVLPTPPVGSATWWAWRIPWLAALAVVLTALVAVFGPIEARTRRVSGPPGRPGSRPGGGGRAGAYGPTATALAVAGYAALVAGLLLNSLAPKTAPEPLGLPAPALVAYLAGAGLLRLLRSGWGSRG; translated from the coding sequence ATGCGCCGCCTGCGGCAGCTCGCCGAGCGCACGCCGCCGGGGCGGGATCGCTACGTCGACCTGCTCCGGGCGCTGGCCATCGCCATGGTCGTCCTCGGCCACTGGGGCGTGACCGTGATCGGCCACGAGCACGGCCGTCCGTCCGGCCACTCGGCGCTGGCCGACCTGCCCTGGGCCTGGCCGCTGACCTGGGTGGCCCAGGTGATGCCGGTGTTCTTCCTGGTCGGCGGCTACGCCAACGCCGCCTCGCTGACCGCCCGCCGGGCCCGGGGCGGCACCGCGACCGGCTGGCTGGTGGACCGCAGTGCCCGGCTGGTCCGGCCGACCACCGCGCTGCTGCTGGTGCTGGCCGCCGGCGCCACCGTCGCGACCCTGCGCGGGGCCGACCCGACGCAGGTCCGCACCGTGGTCTGGTTCGCCACCATCCCGCTGTGGTTCCTGGTCGCCTACTTCGTGGTGGTGGCGCTGACCCCGCCGATGTACGCGCTGCACCGCCGGTTCGGCCTCGCCGTCCCGGTGGCGCTGGCCGGTCTCGTCGCGCTCGGCGACCTCGGCCGGCTCCTCGGCCCGGCCGTCCTGGCCGACGGCAACTACCTGTTCGCCTGGCTGGCCGTGCACCAGCTCGGCTTCGCCTGGTACGACGCGAGCCGGCTGGACGCCCGCTCGACCGGGACGGCAGGCCCCGATCCGCGCCACGCCGCCGAGCGGACCGGCCTGCGCCGTCGGCGGCTGCCGCTGTCCCGTCGGGCGGGCGCGACGCTGGTGGCGGTCGGGCTGGCCGCGCTGGTGCTGCTCACGGTCGTCGGGCCGTACCCGGTGGCGATGCTGCACGTGGCCGGCGAGAAGCTGGACAACGCCGCCCCGCCCAGCGTGGCGCTGCTCGCCGCGGCCACCACCCAGCTCGGGCTGATCCTGCTGCTGCGCGGCCCGGCCGGGCGGCTGCTGCGCCGGTCCGGGGCGTGGCAGGCGGTGATCGCGGTCAACGCGGTGGTGCTGACCGTCTTCCTCTGGCACCTGACCGCCGCGGTCCTGCTGGTCGGCCTGCTCGACGCGCTCGGCGTGCTGCCCACTCCCCCGGTCGGCTCGGCGACCTGGTGGGCCTGGCGGATCCCGTGGCTGGCCGCCCTGGCCGTGGTGCTGACCGCGCTGGTCGCCGTCTTCGGCCCGATCGAGGCCCGCACCCGCCGTGTGTCGGGTCCGCCCGGCCGGCCGGGCAGCAGGCCCGGCGGCGGTGGCCGCGCCGGCGCGTACGGCCCGACGGCTACCGCGCTGGCCGTCGCCGGGTACGCCGCGCTGGTCGCCGGGCTGCTGCTGAACAGCCTGGCGCCGAAGACCGCGCCGGAGCCGCTCGGCCTGCCCGCCCCGGCGCTGGTGGCGTACCTGGCCGGGGCGGGACTGCTGCGGCTGCTCAGGTCTGGGTGGGGAAGCCGAGGTTGA
- a CDS encoding CoA-acylating methylmalonate-semialdehyde dehydrogenase produces MNLIGHYVDGKRTTGESERRGDVFDPATGRRTGQVALAGAADVAGAVEAAERAARDWRDASLARRTAVMFAVRELVHARRDRLAEAITAEHGKVLADAAGEVQRGLEVIEYACGIASALRGGFSENVSTEVDSYSLRQPLGVVAVISPFNFPVMVPLWFVPVAIACGNAVVLKPSEKDPSAALLLAEWFTEAGLPDGVLNVVNGDKEAVDALLDHPGVKAVSFVGSTPVARYVHQRGALAGKRVQALGGAKNHMVVLPDADLDLAADAAVNAGFGSAGERCMAISALVAVEPVADALVERIAERMARLRTGDGRRGCDMGPLVTAAHARRVRSYVESGVSAGAVPVVDGRTVTPDGEPGGFWLGPTLFDHVRPEMSIYTDEIFGPVLSVLRVGSYDEAVELVNASPYGNGTAIFTNDGGAARRYQHEVEAGMVGVNVPIPVPMAYYSFGGWKASLFGDLHAHGADGVAFFTRGKVVTSRWLDPRHGGVNLGFPTQT; encoded by the coding sequence GTGAACCTCATCGGGCACTACGTGGACGGCAAGCGGACCACCGGGGAGTCCGAGCGGCGCGGCGACGTCTTCGACCCGGCCACCGGCCGGCGTACCGGGCAGGTGGCGCTGGCCGGCGCCGCCGACGTGGCCGGCGCGGTGGAGGCCGCCGAGCGGGCCGCGCGCGACTGGCGGGACGCCTCGCTGGCCCGGCGCACGGCGGTGATGTTCGCGGTGCGCGAGCTGGTGCACGCCCGCCGCGACCGGCTCGCCGAGGCGATCACCGCCGAGCACGGCAAGGTCCTCGCGGACGCCGCCGGCGAGGTGCAGCGCGGCCTGGAGGTGATCGAGTACGCCTGCGGCATCGCCTCGGCGCTGCGCGGCGGGTTCAGCGAGAACGTGTCCACCGAGGTCGACTCGTACAGCCTGCGGCAGCCGCTGGGCGTGGTCGCGGTGATCTCCCCGTTCAACTTCCCGGTGATGGTGCCGCTGTGGTTCGTGCCGGTGGCGATCGCCTGCGGCAACGCGGTGGTGCTCAAGCCGAGCGAGAAGGACCCGAGCGCGGCGCTGCTGCTGGCCGAGTGGTTCACCGAGGCGGGCCTGCCCGACGGGGTGCTCAACGTGGTCAACGGCGACAAGGAGGCGGTCGACGCGCTGCTCGACCACCCCGGCGTGAAGGCCGTGTCGTTCGTCGGCTCCACCCCGGTGGCCCGCTACGTGCACCAGCGCGGCGCGCTGGCCGGCAAGCGGGTGCAGGCGCTGGGCGGGGCGAAGAACCACATGGTGGTGCTGCCCGACGCCGACCTGGACCTGGCCGCCGACGCCGCGGTCAACGCCGGGTTCGGCTCGGCGGGGGAGCGGTGCATGGCGATCTCCGCGCTGGTCGCGGTGGAGCCGGTGGCCGACGCGCTGGTCGAGCGGATCGCCGAGCGGATGGCCCGGCTGCGCACCGGGGACGGCCGGCGCGGCTGCGACATGGGACCGCTGGTCACCGCCGCGCACGCCCGGCGGGTCCGGTCGTACGTCGAGTCCGGGGTGTCGGCCGGCGCGGTGCCGGTGGTGGACGGGCGCACCGTCACGCCGGACGGCGAGCCGGGCGGCTTCTGGCTCGGCCCGACCCTCTTCGACCACGTCCGGCCGGAGATGTCGATCTACACCGACGAGATCTTCGGTCCGGTGCTGAGCGTGCTGCGGGTCGGCTCGTACGACGAGGCGGTGGAGCTGGTCAACGCCAGCCCGTACGGCAACGGCACGGCGATCTTCACCAACGACGGCGGTGCCGCCCGGCGCTACCAGCACGAGGTGGAGGCCGGCATGGTCGGCGTCAACGTGCCGATCCCGGTGCCGATGGCCTACTACTCGTTCGGCGGGTGGAAGGCGTCGCTCTTCGGTGACCTGCACGCGCACGGCGCCGACGGGGTCGCGTTCTTCACCCGGGGCAAGGTGGTCACCAGCCGCTGGCTCGACCCGCGCCACGGCGGGGTCAACCTCGGCTTCCCCACCCAGACCTGA
- a CDS encoding Tat pathway signal sequence domain protein translates to MPRYGRIGAGLAALALLTGLVGAAPATAAPTTALASAVLTYPAPAGTAVSVGDVIQASLKTGTNATFYNSASGTTGIKCAASSFSAKVLTNPTAPGTATESLTAQTFTSCTTNVFGTTGVQSVTVNNLPYSTKVTSAGVVTISGTAAAPIQSTVVLNSLLGPITCVYRTSTNTLTGTAANATNSIAFTNQTLTKFSGPSLCFGTAYFTATYSPVKDTSKTGSPGVYVN, encoded by the coding sequence ATGCCCAGGTACGGACGTATCGGCGCGGGCCTCGCCGCCCTGGCGCTGCTGACCGGTCTGGTCGGCGCCGCCCCCGCCACCGCCGCCCCCACCACCGCGCTGGCCAGCGCCGTGCTGACCTACCCGGCCCCGGCCGGCACCGCGGTCTCGGTGGGCGACGTGATCCAGGCCAGCCTGAAGACCGGCACCAACGCCACCTTCTACAACTCGGCCAGCGGCACCACCGGCATCAAGTGCGCCGCGTCCAGCTTCAGCGCCAAGGTGCTGACCAACCCGACCGCCCCCGGCACCGCCACCGAGAGCCTCACCGCGCAGACGTTCACCAGTTGCACCACGAACGTCTTCGGCACCACCGGCGTGCAGAGCGTGACCGTGAACAACCTGCCGTACTCCACCAAGGTCACCAGCGCCGGCGTGGTCACCATCTCCGGCACCGCGGCCGCGCCGATCCAGAGCACCGTCGTGCTGAACTCGCTGCTCGGCCCGATCACCTGCGTCTACCGGACCAGCACCAACACGCTCACCGGCACGGCGGCCAACGCCACCAACTCGATCGCCTTCACCAACCAGACCCTGACCAAGTTCTCCGGCCCGTCGCTGTGCTTCGGCACCGCCTACTTCACCGCCACGTACTCGCCGGTGAAGGACACCAGCAAGACCGGCAGCCCGGGCGTCTACGTCAACTGA
- a CDS encoding DUF6230 family protein: protein MSEQTAPIVPGQPSSGVRWRRFAVTLGAVAAGAAGMVVLTAQGVLGAQFAISGMPFTVTADKLEGTGFEQFATLDQMIPDSPNQGDTGGQVLVIVSAIDKAELTNLCQSINLGGTNLRITAGGAGKPVSARTLVVDGDEIAGNASFKKINVGQDASTVDQVPGVKGNPGVFAQQADTVTITNLRQNNYATTAAIFTLPNLRMGFSSDGC, encoded by the coding sequence ATGTCGGAGCAGACCGCACCGATCGTGCCCGGCCAACCGAGCAGCGGCGTGCGCTGGCGCCGGTTCGCCGTCACGCTCGGCGCCGTCGCGGCCGGCGCGGCCGGCATGGTCGTGCTGACCGCCCAGGGCGTGCTCGGCGCGCAGTTCGCCATCTCCGGAATGCCGTTCACCGTCACCGCCGACAAACTCGAGGGCACCGGGTTCGAGCAGTTCGCCACGCTCGACCAGATGATCCCGGACAGCCCCAACCAGGGCGACACCGGCGGCCAGGTGCTCGTCATCGTCTCCGCCATCGACAAGGCCGAGCTGACCAACCTCTGCCAGAGCATCAATCTGGGCGGGACCAACCTGCGGATCACCGCCGGCGGCGCCGGCAAGCCGGTCAGCGCCCGCACGCTCGTCGTCGACGGCGACGAGATCGCCGGCAACGCCTCGTTCAAGAAGATCAACGTCGGGCAGGACGCCAGCACCGTCGACCAGGTGCCCGGCGTCAAGGGCAACCCGGGCGTCTTCGCCCAGCAGGCCGACACGGTGACCATCACCAACCTGCGGCAGAACAACTACGCCACCACCGCCGCGATCTTCACGCTGCCCAACCTGCGCATGGGCTTCAGCTCCGACGGGTGCTGA
- a CDS encoding TetR/AcrR family transcriptional regulator, protein MQGPPPPAPLPGARHGRDPDRAIKRGPRRVPAEEVAATQRDRLFDGLVREVATRGYDNARVSDICHAAGVTRPAFYALFSGKQDAFLATYRHGVAVVSQLMAAAYADAGPAWPDAARAALRTLLDVLASVPAFARMALVEVDAAGPDARRERDALLHSFRRFFADAGPGPAVHGVDRDVLVSTVVGGIYATIRARVTQGRAEELPLLLPVLTYAATAPFLGPAEARRATRAARPDDGPAAVAPCAP, encoded by the coding sequence ATGCAGGGCCCGCCACCGCCCGCACCCCTGCCGGGTGCCCGGCACGGCCGCGACCCCGACCGCGCGATCAAGCGAGGCCCGCGGCGGGTGCCGGCCGAGGAGGTGGCCGCCACCCAACGCGACCGGCTCTTCGACGGCCTGGTGCGGGAGGTCGCCACCCGGGGGTACGACAACGCGCGGGTCAGCGACATCTGCCACGCCGCCGGGGTCACCCGGCCGGCCTTCTACGCCCTGTTCAGCGGCAAGCAGGACGCGTTCCTCGCCACGTACCGGCACGGCGTCGCGGTGGTCTCGCAGTTGATGGCGGCCGCCTACGCCGACGCCGGCCCGGCCTGGCCGGACGCCGCCCGGGCGGCGCTGCGCACCCTGCTCGACGTGCTGGCCAGCGTGCCCGCCTTCGCCCGGATGGCGCTGGTCGAGGTGGATGCCGCCGGCCCGGACGCGCGCCGCGAGCGCGACGCGCTGCTGCACAGCTTCCGCCGGTTCTTCGCCGACGCCGGCCCGGGGCCGGCGGTCCACGGCGTGGACCGCGACGTGCTGGTGTCCACGGTGGTCGGCGGCATCTACGCCACCATCCGCGCCCGGGTGACGCAGGGGCGGGCGGAGGAGCTGCCGCTGCTGCTGCCGGTGCTCACGTACGCGGCCACCGCGCCGTTCCTCGGCCCGGCGGAGGCCCGGCGGGCCACCCGGGCGGCCCGCCCGGACGACGGGCCGGCCGCGGTCGCGCCCTGCGCGCCCTGA